From Azospirillum brasilense:
CGGCTGCTGCTGCTGGCGGGCCTCGCCGGGGCGTGCCTGACGCTCGCCGCGGACATTGCGGTCCGGCTGCTGCCGACGCGACCGGAACTGAAGCTGGGTGTGGTCACCGCCCTGATCGGGGCGCCCTTCCTGATCATCCTGATCGCCCGGCTGCGGCGGGAGGAGGCCTGATGCGGATCGAAACCCACGCCCTGTCCGCCAAAGCCGGCGGGCGCACCATCCTGACGGACGTCACGCTCACCATCGAGCCCGGCGCCTTCACCGGGCTGATCGGCCCGAACGGCGCCGGCAAGACCACCCTGCTGCGCCTCCTCGCCGGTCTCGCCGAGCCGGCGGCGGGCCGCGTCACCTTCGACGGGCGGACCGCCGCGCAGACCGGACGACGGGCGCTCGCCCGCGCCATCGCCTATCTGCCGCAGAGCGGCCCGGTGCACTGGCCGCTGCGCGCCGAGGCACTGGTCCTGCTGGGCCGCCTGCCCCACCGCGGGCCTTTGGGCGGAATCACCGCGGCGGACCGCGCGGCGGTGGAGCGGGCGCTGTCCACCGCCGACGCCGCCCACCTGCGCGGGCGGATCGTCGGCACCCTGTCAGGGGGCGAGCGGATGCGCGTCCTGCTCGCCCGCGCCCTGGCGACCGAGGCCCCCGTGCTACTCGCCGACGAGCCGGTCGCCGCCCTCGACCCCGGCCACCAGCTCGCCTGCATGGCGCTGCTGCGCGGCGCCGCCCGCCGGGGCAGCGGCGTGGTGGCCGTGCTGCACGACCTGACCTTGGCCGCCCGCTTTTGCGACCGGCTGATTTTGCTGTCGGGCGGCGGCGTGCTGGCCGACGGCCCGCCCGCGCGGGTGCTGACCGACGACACCCTGCGCGCCGCCTACGGCATCGCCGTCCACCGGGGCGAGGCCGGCGGCGAATCCTTCCTGCTTCCCTGGCACGCCCTGCCATCCCCAACTTGCCAACCGGAGACGCCTTGATGAGCAACCTGTCTTCCCTGCTGCGCGACGCGCTGAACGATCCGGCCACCGGCTGGAGCCTCGGCGCGTTCGGTGCCATCGCGGAGTTCATCCGCGACCCGGACGAACCCGCCACCCTGCGCGACGACGGCCCGGAGCTGGAGGCGCGGACCGCCCGCGGCGGGCTGCGCCTGCGCCCCACGCCGGCCATCCGCCCGGTGCCCTACCGGACGCGCAACGGCGGCCTCGCCGTGGCCCTCTGCCTGCCCCGGCACGTCGGCGCGATGAACCGGCGCCGCGTGGTGACCGAGCTGGGCCCCGACCACGAGGCCATCGCCGGGGCGGACCGCGGCGCCCTGTTGTTCGACCTCGGGCTCGGCGTCTTCCAGACCGACGTCTGCGTCCGCAGCGCCGATCCCGCCACCATCGCCCGCCTGCGCGCGGTCGCCGGGACGGAGCTTCTGGCTCCGGGCAACCCCTTGCCGCCCGACCTGCCGGCGCTCAGCCCCGATCGCGTCTTCATCGGCCCCTTCGGGCGGATCGAGGTCAGCCAGCCGATCCCGCCGCCCGACGGCCGCAGCCCGGAGGGTCCGCACACCCACGTCCTGCCGAAGCTGCTGGCCCACGGTCGGACCCACGCAGCGACCGTCCCGATCCCGGACGGCTGGGTGCCCAGCCTCTACCTGTCGCCGCCCGCGGAGTCCTTCGCCGCGTGGGAGGGACTGCGGCACTGAGGACCGTTTGCTTACAAATCCGGCGGGGTGCGGACGGGCAGGTGCAGGGTCGCCAGGGTGCCACCGCCGGTGCGCGAGGCGATGGTGAAGGACCCGCCCAGCCGGTCCGACGCCAGATTGTCCACGATGTTCAGGCCAAGCCCGACCGAGCCGGTGCCGCGGCGGGTGGTGAAGAAGGGCTCCAGGATGCGCCCGGCGGTCCCCTCCGCGATGCCGGCCCCATCGTCGGCGACGGACAGCAAAACCGTCTCCGGTCCCGACGCCGCGGCCCCAATCGTCACCAGCCCATGCCGCCCCGCCGGAAAGGCGTGTTCCAGGGCGTTGCGAACAAGCTGCTCCAGAACCGCGGACAGGATCGCCGGGTTGCTGACCATGCGCAGGTCGGCGGGGCAGTCCACGGCCATGCGGTGC
This genomic window contains:
- a CDS encoding DUF6925 family protein; translation: MSNLSSLLRDALNDPATGWSLGAFGAIAEFIRDPDEPATLRDDGPELEARTARGGLRLRPTPAIRPVPYRTRNGGLAVALCLPRHVGAMNRRRVVTELGPDHEAIAGADRGALLFDLGLGVFQTDVCVRSADPATIARLRAVAGTELLAPGNPLPPDLPALSPDRVFIGPFGRIEVSQPIPPPDGRSPEGPHTHVLPKLLAHGRTHAATVPIPDGWVPSLYLSPPAESFAAWEGLRH
- a CDS encoding ABC transporter ATP-binding protein, translating into MMRIETHALSAKAGGRTILTDVTLTIEPGAFTGLIGPNGAGKTTLLRLLAGLAEPAAGRVTFDGRTAAQTGRRALARAIAYLPQSGPVHWPLRAEALVLLGRLPHRGPLGGITAADRAAVERALSTADAAHLRGRIVGTLSGGERMRVLLARALATEAPVLLADEPVAALDPGHQLACMALLRGAARRGSGVVAVLHDLTLAARFCDRLILLSGGGVLADGPPARVLTDDTLRAAYGIAVHRGEAGGESFLLPWHALPSPTCQPETP